In the Limanda limanda chromosome 1, fLimLim1.1, whole genome shotgun sequence genome, one interval contains:
- the rtcb gene encoding RNA-splicing ligase RtcB homolog, which yields MSRSYNDELQFLDKLSTNCWRIKKGFVPNMQVEGIFYVNDPLEKLMFEELRNACRGGGFGGFLPAMKQIGNVAALPGIIHRSIGLPDVHSGYGFAIGNMAAFDMSNPESVVSPGGVGFDINCGVRLLRTNLDERDVQPLKEQLAQSLFNHIPVGVGSKGVIPMSAKDLEEALEMGVDWSLREGYAWAEDKEHCEEYGRMLQADPNKVSSKAKKRGLPQLGTLGAGNHYCEIQVVDEIYDDYAAKKMGIDHKGQVCVMIHSGSRGLGHQVATDALVAMEKAMKRDKIVVNDRQLACARITSQEGQDYLKGMAAAGNYAWVNRSSMTFLTRQAFAEVFTTTPDDLDMHVIYDVSHNIAKVEEHMVDGRQKTLLVHRKGSTRAFPPHHPLIPVDYQLTGQPVLIGGTMGTCSYVLTGTEKGMTETFGTTCHGAGRALSRAKSRRNLDFQDVLDKLADKGIAIRVASPKLVMEEAPESYKNVTDVVNTCHDAGISKKAIKLRPIAVIKG from the exons ATGAGCCGAAGTTACAACGATGAGCTGCAGTTTCTGGACAAGCTGTCCACGAACTGCTGGAGGATCAAGAAAGGCTTCGTGCCCAACATGcag GTGGAAGGAATCTTCTACGTCAACGATCCTCTGGAGAAGCTGATGTTTGAGGAGCTTCGTAACGCCTGTCGAGGAGGAG gcTTCGGCGGCTTCCTTCCTGCCATGAAGCAGATTGGGAACGTGGCGGCGCTGCCCGGGATCATACAC AGGTCCATCGGGCTCCCGGACGTCCACTCCGGGTACGGGTTTGCGATCGGGAACATGGCGGCCTTCGACATGAGCAACCCTGAGTCTGTGGTGTCTCCAG GTGGCGTCGGATTCGACATAAACTGCGGCGTCCGTCTCCTGAGGACGAATCTGGACGAGCGCGACGTGCAGCCCCTGAAGGAGCAGCTCGCTCAGAGTCTGTTCAACCACATCCCGGTCGGAGTCGGGTCCAAGGGCGTCATCCCCATGAGCGCCAA GGACCTGGAGGAGGCCCTGGAGATGGGAGTCGACTGGTCCCTGAGGGAGGGCTACGCCTGGGCCGAGGACAAGGAGCACTGTGAGGAGTACGGCCGGATGCTGCAGGCCGACCCCAACAAGGTGTCGTCCAAGGCCAAGAAGAGAGGCCTCCCCCAG CTGGGAACTCTGGGAGCAGGAAACCACTACTGTGAGATCCAGGTGGTGGACGAGATCTACGACGACTATGCCGCCAAGAAGATGGGCATCGACCACAAAGGTCAGGTGTGTGTGATGATCCACAGCGGCAGCAGAGGCCTCGGACACCAGGTGGCCACAG ATGctctggttgccatggagaaGGCGATGAAGAGGGATAAGATCGTGGTGAATGACCGACAGCTGGCGTGCGCTCGCATCACGTCACAGGAAGGGCAGGACTACCTGAAGGGCATGGCTGCTGCGGGAAACTATGCCTGGGTCAACCGCTCGTCCATGACCTTCCTCACCAGACAG GCGTTCGCTGAGGTCTTCACCACAACGCCAGATGACCTGGACATGCACGTCATATACGACGTCTCTCACAACATCGCCAAGGTGGAGGAGCACATGGTGGACGGGAGACAGAAGACGCTGCTTGTTCACCGCAAAGGATCCACGCGAGCGTTTCCCCCGCACCACCCGCTCATCCCCGTCGACTACCAG CTCACAGGTCAGCCGGTGCTGATCGGAGGGACGATGGGAACCTGCAGCTACGTCCTGACGGGGACTGAGAAGGGGATGACGGAGACGTTCGGTACCACCTGTCACGGAGCG GGTCGCGCTCTCTCTCGGGCGAAGTCCCGCAGGAACCTGGACTTTCAGGACGTCCTGGACAAGCTTGCCGACAAGGGCATCGCCATCCGAGTGGCTTCACCCAAACTGgtcatggaggag GCTCCTGAGTCGTATAAGAACGTGACGGACGTGGTGAACACGTGTCACGACGCTGGGATCAGTAAGAAGGCCATCAAGCTGCGGCCGATCGCTGTGATCAAAGGTTGA
- the xpot gene encoding exportin-T — MACQSVAAVMDEQALLGLNPNADARYRQRAMAYFEQLKESQDAWEVCAEALAKGIYNDDHVKFFCFQVLEHQIKFRHAGLNVVQQQMIRETLMKWLQGQLMNAHPEKPFIRNKAAQVFALTFVMEYPALWPKYFFDILSLVGLNPNGVDVYLRTLMAIDAEVVDRDILHSPEETRRNMLIKDAMREQCIPSLVESWFQILQTYQRSHPELTCQCLEVVGAFVSWIDLNLIANDRFVNLLLSQMSVAELREEACDCLFEIVNKGMDPVDKTKLVESLCQVLQSAGFFNVEQEDDVDFLAKFSRLVNGMGQSLVLSWTKLAKAGSVKEAVETLQAVEAKVPLLLQLLVHEDDDISANIVGFCYEYLHVLKQLPQLTDQQKTSIEAVMLAIMKKLTYDDEYNFENEGEDEAMFVEYRKQLKMLLDRLAQVSPELLLEAIRRVFTNTMQNWQTATFMEVEVAIRLLYMLGEALPASHGAHFSGETVKTSALQDMMRTLVSCGVSSYQHSSVSLEFFETVLRYDKFFLVEPQHIPNVLMAFLDQRGLRHNSPKVRSRVAYLFSRFVKTLHKHMNGFIEDILTRIQDLLELAPPENGFLALLTSDDQLFMFETAGILIVNGESPAERKQALMRSLLAPLMDAFHPLLAKLLQETEDERQAALADCLSHAVGFASRTSKAFSNKQTVKHCGCTEVYRDCLRTFLPALSCPVQRGALRSSVRSFLHRMIICMEEEVLPFVPAASEHMLKDCEAKDLQEFIPLISQITAKFKRQVSPFLQQVFMPLVLAIFEVLARPAEDNDQAAALEKQMLRRSYFTFIQTITGSGMNEVMANQGSENIERVVFTIIQGAVDFPDPIAQKTCFIVLSKLVELWGGKDGMVGFPDFIYKHIVPACFLAPLKPTFDLSDAQTVLTLSECAVTLKMIHLKRGPEFIQFLQQEYLPSLQVAPEISQELCQVLQQPDVKVLKNYIKAFFQRAKL; from the exons ATGGCCTGCCAGTCTGTCGCTGCAGTCATGGACGAGCAGGCCCTGCTGGGGCTCAACCCCAACGCCGACGCCCGCTACAGGCAGAGG GCGATGGCGTACTTCGAGCAGCTGAAGGAGTCCCAGGACGCCTGGGAGGTTTGTGCTGAGGCGCTCGCTAAAGGAATTTACAA TGACGATCACGTGAAATTCTTCTGCTTCCAAGTTCTGGAACATCAGATCAAGTTCAG ACACGCTGGTCTGAACGTCGTCCAGCAGCAGATGATCCGAGAGACTCTGATGAAGTGGCTCCAGGGTCAG ctgatgaaCGCTCACCCGGAGAAACCCTTCATCAGGAACAAGGCGGCGCAGGTGTTCGCCCTCACCTTCGTGATGGAGTACCCGGCGCTGTGGCCCAAGTACTTTTTCGACATCCTGTCTCTGGTGGGTCTCAACCCGAACGGCGTGGACGTCTACCTCCGGACGCTGATGGCCATCGACGCTGAGGTGGTCGACAGAGACATCCTGCACTCGCCCGAG gAGACTCGTAGGAACATGTTGATCAAAGACGCCATGCGGGAGCAGTGCATCCCGAGCCTGGTGGAGTCCTGGTTCCAGATCCTGCAGACGTATCAACGCTCGCACCCGGAGCTCACCTGTCAGTGTCTGGAGGTGGTCGGCGCCTTCGTGTCCTGGATCGACCTCAACCTCATCGCCAACGACCG GTTTGTGAACCTGCTGCTGAGTCAGATGTCGGTGGCCGAGCTCCGAGAGGAGGCCTGCGACTGCCTGTTTGAAATCGTCAACAAAGGAATGGACCCGGTGGATAAAACCAAACTGGTGGAGTCTCTGTGCCAAGTGCTGCAGTCGGCAGGATTCTTCAACGTGGAGCAG GAGGACGACGTCGACTTCCTGGCCAAGTTCTCTCGGCTGGTGAACGGGATGGGCCAGAGTCTTGTGCTCAGCTGGACTAAGCTCGCCAAGGCGGGCAGCGTGAAGGAGGCGGTCGAGACGCTGCAAGCGGTGGAGGCCAAagtgccgctgctgctgcagctgctggtgcaCGAGGACGACGACATCTCGGCCAACATCGTCGGCTTCTGCTACGAATACCTGCACGTCCTCAAACAG CTTCCTCAGTTGACGGATCAGCAGAAAACGAGCATCGAG GCCGTCATGCTCGCCATCATGAAGAAGCTGACGTACGATGACGAGTATAACTTTGAAAACGAG GGCGAGGACGAGGCGATGTTCGTGGAGtacaggaagcagctgaagaTGCTGTTGGATCGTTTGGCTCAAGTTTcccctgagctgctgctggaggccaTTCGCCGAGTCTTCACCAACACCATGCA gaaCTGGCAGACGGCTACGTTCATGGAGGTGGAGGTCGCCATCAGGCTGCTGTACATGCTCGGCGAGGCCCTGCCGGCGTCTCACGGCGCTCATTTCTCCGGTGAGACGGTGAAGACGAGTGCTCTGCAGGACATGATGAGGACG TTGGTGTCGTGTGGCGTCAGCAGCTACCAGcacagctctgtgtctctggagTTCTTCGAGACCGTCCTCCGATACGACAAATTCTTCCTCGTGGAGCCGCAGCACATTCCCAATGTTCTG ATGGCGTTTCTGGACCAAAGAGGACTGAGACACAACAGCCCGAAGGTTCGAAGCAGAGTCGCCTACCTCTTCTCCAGATTCGTCAAAACGCTGCA TAAACACATGAACGGCTTCATCGAGGACATTCTGACCAGGATCCAGGATCTGCTGGAGCTCGCTCCTCCT GAGAACGGTTTCCTGGCGCTGCTGACCAGTGACGACCAGCTCTTCATGTTCGAGACGGCGGGGATCCTGATCGTGAACGGAGAGAGTCCCGCTGAGAGGAAACAGGCTCTGATGAGGAGTCTGCTGGCGCCGCTGATGGACGCCTTCCATCCGCTGCTCGCCAAACTGTTGCAAGAGACGGAGGACGAGAGACAGGCGGCCCTCGCCGACTGTCTCAGCCACGCCGTCGGATTTGCCAG TCGGACCAGTAAGGCGTTCAGCAACAAGCAGACGGTGAAGCACTGCGGCTGCACCGAGGTCTACAGGGACTGTCTGCGGACCTTCCTGCCTGCACTGAGCTGTCCTGTCCAGCGGGGGGCGCTGCGCAGCTCGGTCCGCTCCTTCCTGCACCGGATGATCATctgcatggaggaggaggtgctgccCTTCGTCCCCGCTGCCTCCGAGCACATGCTGAAGGACTGCGAGGCCAAAGACCTGCAGGAGTTCATCCCGCTCATCAGCCAGATCACCGCCAAGTTCAAG CGGCAGGTGTCCCccttcctgcagcaggtctTCATGCCGCTGGTCCTCGCCATCTTCGAGGTGCTGGCTCGGCCGGCGGAGGACAACGACCAGGCGGCGGCTCTGGAGAAGCAGATGCTGCGAAGGAGCTACTTCACCTTCATCCAGACCATCACCGGCAGCGGCATGAACGAGGTGATGGCCAACCAGG GATCTGAAAACATCGAGCGAGTGGTGTTCACCATCATCCAGGGGGCGGTGGACTTCCCCGACCCCATCGCACAGAAGACCTGCTTCATCGTCCTCTCCAAGCTGGTGGAGCTGTGGG GAGGTAAAGACGGGATGGTGGGATTCCCCGACTTCATCTACAAACACATCGTCCCTGCTTGCTTCCTGGCTCCTCTCAAGCCAACCTTCGACCTCTCCGACGCTCAGACCGTCCTG ACTCTGTCAGAATGTGCCGTCACGCTGAAGATGATCCATCTCAAACGG GGGCCCGAGTTCATCCAGTTCTTACAGCAGGAGTATCTGCCCTCGCTGCAGGTGGCGCCAGAGATTTCACAG gaGCTTTGTCAAGTTCTTCAGCAGCCGGACGTCAAAGTCCTGAAGAATTACATCAAG GCGTTCTTCCAGCGAGCGAAGCTGTAG
- the rpl18a gene encoding large ribosomal subunit protein eL20, producing MKASGTLREYKVIGRLLPSAKNPAPPLYRMRIFAPNHVVAKSRFWYFVSQLRKMKKASGETVYCGLVHEKTPLKVKNFGIWLRYDSRSGTHNMYREYRDLTTSGAVTQCYRDMGARHRARAHSIQIMKVQIIAANKCRRPAIKQFHDSKIKFPLPHRVLRRQHKPRFTTKRPNTFF from the exons ATGAAGGCGTCCGGAACA CTTAGGGAATACAAGGTCATTGGGCGTCTCCTGCCCTCGGCCAAGAACCCTGCCCCCCCTCTCTACCGGATGAGGATCTTCGCCCCGAACCATGTTGTGGCTAAATCCCGCTTCTGGTACTTCGTCTCCCagctgaggaagatgaagaaggcATCTGGAGAGACCGTCTACTGTGGTCTG GTCCATGAGAAAACCCCCCTGAAGGTGAAGAACTTCGGGATCTGGCTGCGTTACGACTCTCGCAGTGGAACCCACAACATGTACAGAGAGTACAGAGACCTGACCACATCTGGAGCCGTCACTCAGTGCT aTCGTGATATGGGAGCTCGTCATCGTGCTCGCGCTCACTCCATCCAGATCATGAAGGTCCAAATCATCGCTGCCAACAAATGTCGCAGACCGGCGATCAAGCAGTTCCAC gactCAAAGATCAAGTTCCCACTCCCTCACCGGGTCCTGCGTCGCCAGCACAAACCCCGCTTCACCACCAAGAGGCCGAACACCTTCTTCTAA